The genome window ctttataaactccacattcacacattacaggattatatgtttagtaactatattaccactattatgcattcacacattcaaactctatattcacaagtcctatactccatattcacaacttgagaacttcacattcacacataacagggctacaagttgctagatcttcttaactctattacagattcacacatgcataattctacattcacgatttctatactccatattcaccatttgaaacctccacattcacacatttctgggcaactctacattcacacaatcataaatctatattcacaatttttatactCTACAATCATAAATccacgacgtagttttggacccaggtccaggtggacctaggtccacagcataatttgcccctaTTTCcaacagaaaaagaaaaggaaaaagaaataacTTAGCCTGAACTCTGGGGCAAGGGTACTTTGATTTACCAGAAAGGCAGCCCTACGTGGCTTCAAAAACACGTGAAAGGCAAGACGGATAAGGTCTTAGATGTCATTTCAAACCAAACCAGCACACCGCAGCAGCTGGGCCTTCACTTTCTCCCGGGAGCAATTCCCAAAGCAACTGAATTTCCATAACTGTCCTTCGCCAGTTGACAACAGAAATCCCACGTGTGACCCTTACCCCACTAAATCCATACCTTTCCTCTTTCATCCACCGGAGCCCCAAAATCGgcattttccagcgaaccaaattCCAGACCTAACTTCACCCAAACGTCATCTCACACACTGTACGGACCGGAAAAATGGTCTCCGACGCGGACCTCGTCAGCCGCCTCCGGGACTTCCTCAGCACGTCGGACCTCAACACCACCACCAACGCCACCGTCCGCCGGCAACTCGAGGCCGACTTCGGTATCGATTTGTCCGATAAAAAGGCCTTTCTCCGTGAACAGATTAATCTCTACCTTGAGCAAGCTCAGGCGCAAAATGCGGTGAAGGAAGAGGAGGAGCGGCCTGCGGAGGAGAGTGTCTGCGGCGGAGAACAGGAATCGGCCGCCGCCGCGgaggaaggagaagaagagtCAGAGGAAACGGAAGAAGAGGAGGCGGAGGGGGACGAGGAGTTGAAAAAAACTAGTAACGGAAGGAAAACTGCAAAGAAAAGGTGTTTATATCAATCCACTTCAAACACAGATTTCTGCGTTTGATTATTGAAATTGATTTACATAGCGGTAGCCTACTTGTGTTTGTATATACGTACCAAAGTTGTATGGTGTGCATTTGCAAGTTTAATTGACAGAACCTAATCTTCCTTAATGCATGAATATTGAAGTTTTTCTGGTCCTATTAATTCTATAGTGATATATGAGAGGATTTTAGGCATTGTGGGAACAGGCAATGGTTCTTTGGTTATAGCTATAAAGAGATTAGCTAGTTTTCCCTCTTTTTGATTGAAGACACAATTCTAGTGAAAGAGCTGAACTAATTGAATGTCCGGATGATTTCTCACTTATTAGGTCCAAGAAGCAGAATAAAGAGGTCAGTAGGAGAGGTGGCGGATTTACCAAATTATGTGGCCTTTCTTCCCAACTTCAGAAGTTCACCGGGGTACCGCAAATGGCAAGAACTCAGGTGTCTCAAAACTCACAATCTCTTTATCGGATTCTATACAAGTAGTTGATATATAACACTGGGCTTGTATTACCATGTATTCAGGTGGTGAAGCATATGTGGAACTATATTCGGGAAAATAATTTGCAAGATCCAAATAATAAGCGGAATATAAATTGTGATGATACATTGCGTGAACTTTTCGAGGTGGATGCCATAGACATGTTTCAAATGAACAAGGCCCTATCAAAGCATATTTTTCAGTTGGACTCTGATGGGggtattactttttaaattttacttttgatgGAGGATTTGGTTTTTATCTCGTTTAAATTTGCTACTTGTCAATCTCATATCTGCTTTTAATAGTAAATTCTTGTGGTGCTATTTTAAAATGCTCAGCTTGAACTATTTCTATAATGAAATTGTCAGGCATTCTCATAGATGCTTAGGGAAGATATACTTGCATCTATTGATTCAAAGTATTGAGCCTTGGACTGTATTTAGCTGTTCATATCCCTTTAAACTGAGTTGACCCTCGTATCACTTGCTGGCCTTTCTTATGCTACATATTTTAGATGCTTAACCATATCCTTATCCTCTATTAATTCTTCTTTTAGAGGTGGCAAGCAGTATGTGCTTTAAACTTAGCTTTATTAGGAAATAATTAGAACTGTGATCACATAAGCAATTTATATCATCTTGTTCTGTGTTGTAGCTTATATCCTCTTCAGTGTTGTATTATGATGAGTGAGTTCCTTGGTTACACATTTGCTTTAATATGTATGCTAAAAGGGGGAAAAGTATGATCATTGACCAATTTCTGTAAAAATGCAGCTTCGGTGTCAGCTAATTCAACAGAATCAACACCAAAGGAAAAGAAACGAAAGAAAGAGAGCGATGAAGGTGAATATGTgacatgctttttttttttagttattattatttctttcttgGTGTTTATGCTCCAAACAGTATGCATCCTTCTGGAATTTGGTGTTAATGCCCCTCACCCTTAGTATTCTTTTCTCCTTAGGAGGGATCACTCAACTATGTTTGCAAAACACCATATGCAAATTATATGCATTgtctttttataaaaaaaaattcaaactccAAAAAGTTAGTTGTGTTAAAGCTTAGTAAGTATTATGATTCAAGTGTTTCCATGATTATATGATTGAGTTTTCACCACACATGGGACACAGTGACACACacatttgtgtgtgtgtattttttaatCTCTTAATTGGTGCCATATCTCAATATAGATTCAGATGAGCCAAAGGGTGGGGAAAAGCGGCAGAAGGGAGGGATTCTTGCTCCACTTCGACTCTCTGATGCTTTAGCGGAGTTCCTTGGTACTGGTGAAAGTGAATTGCCTAGGTCCAATGTTATCAAGAGAATATGGGATTACATTAAGCAAAACAACTTGCAGGTATATTTAgcctctttatttttttttgaaagaataaaaaatatgaatCCAATTTTCCTTGCAAATCCAATTGTTTGCTTGAAAATTAATATAGCTTGTTAAAATTTTGGAACTAAACAATTCTTCAGTTTGGTTGGCCAGGATGTGCACTGGACCCAACCATCCCCCAACCCAAAATTACTGTGTTTGTTCTCCTAAATAATCTATCTATAAATGAGAAAGATACTTTTCACCCACattatttaattgcaacatttGTTTGAAACACAAGACTTCTTTATATTCAGCAAAGTACATCATACAATTTCTTGgcttattattttcttattgtaCTCCTGGAGTTTTCTTTTCACCTTATCCATTTAGATCCTCCTATTTCTGCTGTTTCTCACCCGTTTCTTTGCCTTGAAGGATCCATCTGATAGGAGAAGAATAATATGTGATGAGAAGCTGAAGGAGCTCTTTAATGTCGACACTTTCAATGGATTTTCGGTCTCAAAACTCCTAACTAGTCACTTTATAAAGACGTAACGGTGAGCTGTTGGACTGTCCTCAATGGATCTTGGAATTTTGCATGGAGTTCAAACTGCAACACTAACTGTTTTTTGGTAATCTCATGTATGTAATTTATTACTACGAATAGCGTTGGTTGGATGTGGGAAGAGGGGGAATCTGGTGGGGGGGAGATAAAGAACTCCTTTCAGTTCTACTGTCTTCCTCTGTTTTTCAagtttgttttctaatatagaTTCATCCTTTGGAAAACAATGCGGCAATACTTACACGCCTTATTTTTACTTTGCTAatgtattatattatcataCACCTGTAAATTTTACGAGATATATGGAAGCTGAATATGGCAAACAGGTAGAAAATAGCCACAAAAACTACTGCATGTAACTGTGTGTTGTTTATGTGTTTACTCTTCTGACATGATAGCCTACAGGCTAAAAGAGTTTGATGTAAAATAGGTGCCAGCCAAAACCCAACTTGTCACAACTGCATCGAATGTGAAGATCACTGTGAATATATTTCATGCATAAAATCTTCTACCCTTTGTAGTATTTGCTTTGATTCTTTGATTGCAGCCTGCAGTTCTTGACAAAAGGGCGCGGAAAAGGAGTGAACCAGAGTGAAGCTTGAAGAAAACTGCAATTACTTTGAATGTATAGACAGCGAAGAATCAAAGCCCTGAGATCCTCATTATTGTTGGGATTGTATGAAGGCTAGTTTGTACGTTGCGAATTGATGTCGTTTACGGAAAGTATTGTGTCAAAGGATTCCTCTTTGTGCTTTTTGTTGGTGTACACTTTTTCTTGGGCTATTCACGTTGGCTGTCTGGTGTGGTGGAGTGTGAATCAGAATCACCATCATAAGATGATATATACCTTTGGCCTTTGGGGTGGAGATAGGAATTCGTGGAAATAATCATCAGTTCACTTTGCACCATCCGTGAAAAATATACCATTCTACACCACTTGTCTCCGTCATCTTTCATGGATTGACATCTTGTTTGCCTTCATTTGCGACTCACTTATGGGTATTCCCATACTTTCACGGTTGTATCCATCTCAAATTCGGGTTTATGTAAGGCAAACTATATCATTTTTGTCAGCATTAAATCAATGTTGAAAGCTGAGTTTAAGTAGTTCGACGTCTTTCTTGTATGTACTTCGTGGCTCTCCAGTAATGGGCAACCTTATTTCAGATTTTCAGGTGCCTTTTTCTccaggcaaattataccatggactagggtctactttgcataattgcattgtagatcctggtccaaaaataacttcCAGATGTTGTATCTgtaattgacatattttgtacGTGTAGTTGACAGTTTTTGTACCTgtagcaattatcaagttatttgtttatatgtaagTGTTAATTGTGGGTGCATAATGTGTTAACGGAAGGTACATAACTTTTGTATcagagttcacaatgcaatatgaaccttggtctataatataacaattgtttTCTTTGCTAGGGTTTTTAGCACCGAACAACCTTCTTccaagtaatttattttttgttttgtttttgttaggGGCAGTCTTATTCTAagtaacacttttttttttcaagatttttAGTACTATGCAATTTTTTCTCAGGCATCTTTTTTCTATCAAGTATCGATTTTTCAACGAGTATCGCTGATTAGTATTCAAACTTAATGACTAATTCAATAAGTCATAGGATTTCTTGAGTTTAATATCACTCCATAATATTTTGTAAAGGGTGGGTCGTATAATGTATAAATTACAGAAATCTACCAGAcataacaattaattatttttgtttttgtttttttttgttttttgtttggatTTGTGGATTAAGAGAATAAGAGCTCCTAATCTTCAAAATAACCGGTGGGGGCATATATGGTTGAAGCAGGGCCAGTGGAGCACGAGTTGTTTGAGATACTAGCCATTGCTTTCGAAAGGACAAATATATATGAGATTCCTTTGAAGACAGATTCTTGTTATCGTGCTGTGTGCAATGTCGTAATAAACTAATGACCATTAGGATAAACCTTAGTACTCCTTAAACACAACTAAACTACGTAATTAATGACAAGAATATAATAACCACAACTTGACAAAAGACACACTTCTTTTTCTTGTAGATGTAGAATCTTCTTTCTTCTGCAGTGCtataaaaaatgaacaaattttattGGCCTCTCGGGCTGTCGGACATGCCCCTTTGTGGGCCTAACTTATCCTTCCTACAAAAAATCCTTATCCTAAAGATGAGTTAAACACTTGAATGGAAGGAGACACCAACATGGAATCGCTACGACACTATCGCACCGTTTTGGGGATGTTAATGGCATGGGGAATTGGCTAATCCACCTAATTTTTTGAATCATTTGAGTGTTAAAAATAGCAATGGATTAGATTATGATCATATGCATATATTGTCGATGTATAAAAATTGTCACTTAATATTGTTATGATATATCACGATAATCAATCCAAAAGACACCTCATtaattttatgattaattgGTCAAGGCTCAAATTAACATGAACCTAGAAACAATACAAAACTATAAGAGAGAGTTATGAAAACAGAGAAGAACTTTTATATTAGTatgtaaaatattaattgtttgtcctttttttttacgAATCTAATGTACAAATTAAGTAAATTTAGACTTCTCGTAAATATTGCCTAGTTTTCTTGAGTACTAGGACGTACTTTTCAAAATAGTCATAAACGCAATCAAATTTCTATAACCATGGTTAAGGTTACCTTATGCTACACACCATTTCATCTCCCTCACTGGATGGCTCTATACAGGCTGTCATTTTTTGTCAAGATTGAAAGTCTCAATAAAGTTAATCGAACCTACCCAACACACCCATCCTCTCTTGCAAGGGAGGATCTACAGTGGGGACAGCTGTCCCACTTCCCCACAACGTCCTCATATATAGTATCTcttgtgtaaatatataatatatgtttatatataaataaaatatctttaatcaattaataataatatattacacttgcattttatacaaaaaaattttgaaacttcTATTCTGTCGAACTTTATCTATAGTGTATATAGTAAGGTGCGTTGGGAATCTATATGAAATTactaaaggttttttttttttttttggcgtaaattatctaaataaaataatagaaaatgaagaattgaagagtagtatatattatatatatctgcAGAGATTCTGGAAGAAACAATTATATTGTGAGTCGTAACGGACCCAaaaaagtactccgtaataaaatgttaagaacgaagaaaaaaaaaaaaaaaagaagcagaaTCTGACACCGTAATTGATCCTTTAAAAGGCCACGTGTCTAGGCTATGTTCCACCAAATATGCGACTAGTCCGTAAGATTCGTACGCCATAGGATCATGTTTTTCATGTGACAATCATCTCGTATTTGCAACCAAGTCCttcaaaaatatcaaatatgtccctctactttcttttctttcttgtttGAACTAGAAAAATATCTTTAATATCATATCTATCACACCCAAGAACTTCTTGTCGTTTTCCCCAAATTTTGAGGTTCATATATGTTCACTTGATAAGCATACATGGACTCAGGACATAATGAAATCTCTCAATTTTGTCctatttctttcctttttattttttttattgagtataaagaaaaaaataaaataacgaacAAAATTATCATCgattgttgaattttatttatttaataagacatttaataatatagttaGGTAGGCGCACTAATTTGATAAATTCTTGGTAGATTGACTAGATCAGAATCAGTTACGTtacaagtaattaataaatataaaaaactataaaataatattaacatgCATAAGTttgtatatgaaaaatattttatctaattattgAGATAATATGATAATGGTCGAATAAAGTCGATTTGGTCAAATGAGAAGTCAACAAGGTTATATACAATCAACCCAATTAATGATGAAACACGTCCCAAATCATCGATAGGATTCAAGTCGGATTGACGCAATCTAACATGATTGTTTGGAGGAGAGGCAATACGATAATTAAAATATTCGAAAAAGTAGATGTGCATAAAGATATTaacttgtttattattttactaataatataaatcaattatttagtgttaatttcataatttgtatTAAAACCATCACTAATATTCTTAAAAGaatttatgtaatatttaaaaGGTGAAAAATATAGGGAAAGGGGAGGAATCCATAACTGCTTTAAGCTTTTCACAATTGATTTTCTATAGACAacattttctgaaaattttcttttaataaaaaaatttttttttaaagaacattttCAAAGAATAATTTGATTACATTAATTAATCTCAAGACAAGTTCAAAAAATCTCAACCCCAAAGGCAATAATGACTACATATAATTCTATAAATCTATACGTATTAATCGAGTTATTACACTAAAATTAAgattattgttatatattacgACCGTTATCTCCATCATAGCATTATCCCATCAAAATTACATATTGGAACCATAAAACTTCTTAGTCAACAATTCATACCCATCAAAAGTTCACAGAATCTTGAAAAGCAATAttccttctttaattttttttttttataacaaaagcACAAAATTTATTATCTGCTTACAATCACTTTTTCCTGagcaatttttttctttaaattttaatattgacatttttatatattgaatggttaaaaataaaaatgacattttaagaaACTTAATTATAATACCCTCACATAAATTTGTACTCCGTACATATTAAgataaatttaattaactaattattaaATATGCTAACTTgtaattaattacttataaaatgaaagaattatttAGAGTATATTGAACTGAGCCTCGAGAGGTTTCCGAGTTAACTCATTTATGCGACGAACCGAATGTGAAAGCTATCAGAATCTTTATGACTTTCACCATCAAGAATCCTCTTCCGTTTATGTAATCCCAATTTTGCCCCTGTCTTCCTTTTCACGCTGACCAGTGCTAATATAAATCCTTCGCCATTCGCCGGTGAAAGAGTATCGGAGGGCTCTGAAGAAACCAAAATCTCATAAAAGAAAGTTGAGAGAACGAATGGGTCCCGATGGAAGGAAACTCAGCATAGATTTGAACAGTGAATTTGGTGTTCCTAAGACCATTTCAGATTGTCTGGCGGAGGTGTCGGCGACCGGCGATGTTTCCTTAAAATTGTCGAAGCTCAGCTGCTTTCTCCACGCTTTAGAAGAGGAATTGAGGAAGATCGATGCGTTTAGACGTGAACTCCCTCTCTCCATGCAGATTATCAATTTgggtatgtgtttttttttgaattgtttttgtttgtggGGATTTGTTGGGGTGAGATTCTGAATAGAATTGGTTTTGCAGCGATCGAGAAAGTTAAGGAGGAAGTTTTGCAGGTGAAGAGGAAGGAAAAAGGGCCAGTTATGGAGGAGTTTCTGCCGTTGAAAGGCGATTCTGATGAGGAGGGAAGAGGGGCAAAACGGTCAAATGATGAAAGTGATAAGAAGAATTGGATGAACTCTGCTACTCTCTGGAACAACCCTGTCGAGTTTAAGCACCGAAATTCTGTAAAacctctctctctttatattCTGTTAATTTTGTAGAGATTTctgttctgtttttttttattattttttattaaactaAATTTTGGGTGAATTTTGTGGTTTATTTGTGGAGGTTGAGGACGAAGATGTCCAGTTCCGATCAGGGGAGTTTAAGAATGAAGGAGGGGCGTTTCAGCCGTACAAGAGAATAGCGGCGGCGGTGAAGGTGGAAGAGGCGGCGGAGAAGGCGGCTTTACCAATTAATGGGTTACCGGTTGCGTGTGAGAGAGGCAGAGTCTCCATTGATTTGCATCTCAAaagcggcggcggtggcggcggcggcagcAGAAATGGGCCACCTCAGGGCAAGAAACAACGGCGGTGCTGGTCGCCGGAGCTTCACCAGAGATTCATAGATGCTCTCGATAAACTCGGCGGAGCACAAGGTTTGATTCTCTCACGATCTGCTGCGCAGTTTTATGGAATTATTATCTGATAAATATTGTCATATTGGCAGTCGCCACGCCGAAGCAGATCATTGATATAATGCGAGTTGACGGCCTTACCAATGACGAAGTCAAAAGCCATCTTCAGGTAACCAATCTTCAACTCCATAACACATTTTGGCCTGTATGCTAAAATAGTTAGCTAGTTAACTAATTTTGgctaattttgatttatttgactacttttagctatttgacttggttaaaaatcacaataaatatttggttaatcaatttttttataattctaaaatgctaaaatttaaaaagctactcaaaataactttttcaattagtttatcaattaacagttaatttactaaacacatttttacaatcaac of Ipomoea triloba cultivar NCNSP0323 chromosome 3, ASM357664v1 contains these proteins:
- the LOC116011696 gene encoding upstream activation factor subunit spp27-like; protein product: MVSDADLVSRLRDFLSTSDLNTTTNATVRRQLEADFGIDLSDKKAFLREQINLYLEQAQAQNAVKEEEERPAEESVCGGEQESAAAAEEGEEESEETEEEEAEGDEELKKTSNGRKTAKKRSKKQNKEVSRRGGGFTKLCGLSSQLQKFTGVPQMARTQVVKHMWNYIRENNLQDPNNKRNINCDDTLRELFEVDAIDMFQMNKALSKHIFQLDSDGASVSANSTESTPKEKKRKKESDEDSDEPKGGEKRQKGGILAPLRLSDALAEFLGTGESELPRSNVIKRIWDYIKQNNLQDPSDRRRIICDEKLKELFNVDTFNGFSVSKLLTSHFIKT
- the LOC116012345 gene encoding transcription factor HHO5-like; translated protein: MGPDGRKLSIDLNSEFGVPKTISDCLAEVSATGDVSLKLSKLSCFLHALEEELRKIDAFRRELPLSMQIINLAIEKVKEEVLQVKRKEKGPVMEEFLPLKGDSDEEGRGAKRSNDESDKKNWMNSATLWNNPVEFKHRNSVEDEDVQFRSGEFKNEGGAFQPYKRIAAAVKVEEAAEKAALPINGLPVACERGRVSIDLHLKSGGGGGGGSRNGPPQGKKQRRCWSPELHQRFIDALDKLGGAQVATPKQIIDIMRVDGLTNDEVKSHLQKYRLHVRRLPSHPPPPFSSAEQRSDALKVAKMAAQSGSPEGPLHLSGSGKEISMTLTNIPEEEEEDEISESSWKKQGHIV